In Lycium ferocissimum isolate CSIRO_LF1 chromosome 3, AGI_CSIRO_Lferr_CH_V1, whole genome shotgun sequence, the genomic window CTAGTTAGCAGCACAAAAACAACCAACATATAAGAACTGTAGGCACTAACATATAAGATTTGTAGgcatattttttcatttaagaGGACAGACATTAGACAATAGACATAAAAGTGAAAACAAATAGAAAGGAGGATTAATaaacttcaagaaaagaagataacTAGGCCTAGAACAAGAAGTTAACCGTAAAATAGTAAAAAGAAGATAGCTAGAACAAAAAGATGGAAATAGTAATtagtaaaagaagaaaggtattGAGACATGGAGAAAGAGATAACGAGAGAGTTCCCACTATAGTACTTTAAGATATTTTAGAATTAGAGGAGAAGACGCATTTAATCCATTTTGTGATCCAAAGTATACATACCATAAACTCATTAAGGATTGCTTGTTGCGTATGACATGGAACTTCACCCCACGTCGCGAAGGCACCGCTATAAACTTTACGGATTCTTTGTTGAGATTGCATTTGCGGTGGCCTAGAAGGATAAAACCTACAAGACAacaattttaaaacatttaaaattGTTAATTCAAGAATTAGAAAATAATAGAGGAATTAGAATGCAATAAAAGAATAAACATACCCTTCTCCATCAGCGATGATGTACACCCTCCGTAGATGATCTAACTTTCCAGGTGATGGAAAATCTGGGCCATCAACTGAAGACGGCGTCGAAGGTTGGCTAAGAGAGGGCTCAGAATTGCTCGATCCAATATTTATCCTAGAAAGGCGTGGACCGGCTGATCGAGTGGCCTCTGACGAAGGAGTCTCGGAGATGGACGTCGTTCCATGGCAGCGAGGTAAGCTGAATGCATGCCAGGTGGAGGTACATAAGAGGGAGGCATCGAGGAACATCCCGGGGGAGGCATATTGTAGAAAGGGGCAGTAGTTGAAATTCCGGAATAGCCCTGTGTTGGCATTGAGCTATAGACCGGGGGAGGCATAGAGCTATAGCCGGGGGGAGGCATCGAGCTATATCCCTGGGGAGGCATAGTACCATAAAAAGAATGTGAAAATGATGACGGCCCCTGTGAAGGAGGATGCAATGGTGGAATGGAAGAAAGAGATGGACTCAATGTAGACACGGTTGATTCCCCTTTACTCTTTGATGACGGGCCATGTGAAGGCGGATGCAATGGTGGAATTGTAGAATGAGATGGACTTGATGTAAACACGGTTGATTTCCCTCGACTTTTAGTAGTACTCTTCCCACCCTTACTCTTAGTGGTACTCTTCCCACGCGAACTATTAATCTGATGTCGCTCATTTTTATCACCTGATGCCATCTGCAAATTTCAAATTGAGATTGTTAGAACATAAATTAGCTAATTACTACATAATGAGATTGTTAAAGCTAAAATATTGAGGATTAAgtttgtttttattggagtggACATTTCATCACCTTGAACAAAATTCCTAACAGACCTCACAGAAATAGCAACTATGGCAGATTGGCAACAATTGACACAATACTAAACCTAAGTGAGGAGCAAGCATG contains:
- the LOC132048935 gene encoding pollen-specific leucine-rich repeat extensin-like protein 3, which codes for MGNCISLKLCHLIISVMLAPHLGLVLCQLLPICHSCYFCEMASGDKNERHQINSSRGKSTTKSKGGKSTTKSRGKSTVFTSSPSHSTIPPLHPPSHGPSSKSKGESTVSTLSPSLSSIPPLHPPSQGPSSFSHSFYGTMPPQGYSSMPPPGYSSMPPPVYSSMPTQGYSGISTTAPFYNMPPPGCSSMPPSYVPPPGMHSAYLAAMERRPSPRLLRQRPLDQPVHAFLG